The genomic region gGTGACCAGGCAGAACgaggaaaacaatcaaagCAACCCTGGAACCCCTTACCTTGTGCCCATGGGAGACGTAAGGAACAGCTCCAAATCACCCCGCCGGGAAGCGTTCGCTGTGATGACGGCTTGGACGTGCTCCAAGTATCGGACCTCCGTATCGGTTCCCTTGCATGCATTCGTTTTGATCGGCAGATAGAGTGATCCAGATGATGGTATCCGACTGGAAAGGGAAAGGACGTTGATGACAAACATTACTATGCGAAGGTACTCCAACGCATATGTAAAGCCCTACTGTATCTGCGTGATAGCTCCGGCCTCGCAATGATACCGCGGCGGAACCGTTCGCCATTTCTTCGCCAGTGAAACCATCGCACCGGCATCGAGCACTCCAAAGCCGAACAGATGATTAAACTCCAGCCCCACGCCGTTCATCGTCCAGTGGAACCGATTCTTTGCATCGAACAGCGAGTTTCGCTTCGATGTAAGCACCGTCAGATGTTGCATGTCGCGCCAGGAAAGCACAGGACTAAGGAATGACAGAGAGGAAAGGTCGGTTAGATAGAAGCGCAGCGTAGGAATCCAGTACACAAAACCTTACTTTGCCTCCAGTGCAAGGGCAAACACTCCGGCCGCTTCCGGTGCCGCGGCACTCGTTCCGGAGTGTGTTGTGGTGCACTTGCCATAAAGATCGGTCGTTGCCTGAAAGTGGATAACGAAACTCCCATCTCAGAACATCGTTTCACGACACAAAAAATCCCGGAGCTACTTACTACGCCCGTATTTGGATCCTTTGCCCCATTGCTGAACGTGCTGGCCAGTGTCGAGCTGCAGCTCTCATCATAGTGCGCATTCTGACCATCGTTAATTGCGCTGTTAATCGAAATGGTCCACATGGAAGCGGCATATCCATCGCAGTTGCAATCATCCTCCTCACCGCCATCACCCGAGGCCCATACGTAGATGTTGCCCAGCCCGTTGCGGCCCTCGTTCACACCCTGCACGATGGCGCGCATGGTCGCATTGCGCGGTCCGTCGACCGTCTTACCATCGTCCGTCGGACCCCAGGAGGCACTGTAGATGTGAATCTTGTGCGGCTCGTGGCCCATCGAGTTCGCCTCGATCAGATCGGTCATGTACGGTTGGTCTAACATGCGAATGCCGGCGATTTTGGAATCGTACGCCACACCAACGCCACAGATTCCGTTGTCTCGGGCAGCGGCTACCTCACCAGCGCATCTGGTACCGTGGCTGTGGTGGAGAGGAAAATGTACAGAAGTTTAGTAATTTATTATCTTTTTCGGTCAAATTTTGCTCCGTCAAATGTTTTACCTATTAAACCAATCGTCCGTATATCGCGGATACGGAAACGGATCGTTACTGCTAAAATCGTAACTGGCTTCGGCATTCTACCAGACACAAAACACAAGTAatacaagaaaaagatatCCATTATTCAAcgctgtttcgtttgtttcttaCATTCCCATTTTTACGTACATAGTTAAACTTCAGGTCCGCATGCATGTAGTCGACACCTACAATGGCACAgaacgaaagtgaaatgaaCCAATGTTAGTAACCATTAGGCTCCATCGAGCCCCCCCGGGTTCCCCGGATTGCCTACCGTCGTCCATAATGGCCGTCGTAATGTTTTTCCCCGTAATTCCTTGGTCCCACGCGGCGAGCACGTTGAGGTCGAGTTTGGCTTTGCCTCCATTTTGCCCGGTATTCTTCAAGTACCATTGAAATGGAAAGTACGGATCGGTCGGTATGTTCTCTCCGGTGTACCCGGGTCCCTTCTCCGGGATGTAGTTCAGCGGGACCGAATGGCGGAACCCACGCTTGACGCGCTTAAACCCGGGCTGCTGGATGGCGGTGTGGATCtgcggaaaagcggaaaacaaaaaccccgaaATCGAGTAAGAAAGGATACGGCGCGATGAGAGTGTAACAAGTAGCTTTCAATCAACGTTGATTAATGTCGAGGAACCAGATGGCTATCCAATAGTTGGCGCACAAGGTAGAGATTGGACTGCAAAAAAACTTCTCTTGCGTGACATTTCGTCGGTTGGACGTAGCTTTAAGTGGATCATTGCAGGTTGACCTTTCGGCAACACGAATGACTGGTCAGTTGTTTGTTCAACATAACGGTTATAGGAAGATTAAAGGACTAAACATACACCCGTGCGTTTACAAGGGATGCAtgtaatgttttccttcggaAACGATAACCAAGAAAAAGGATAGGATAAAACAGATTTCCGGTTGATTAATGGCCGTTTACAAGCcggtttgaataaattgatgGAAGTTCCACCTACGTGGGATTTTCCTAAATCGTTTCAAACCTTATTTGTGCCTCTTCTATAGAGTTTACAAACTGTAGCTTTTGTTAAGCGGCCAAGGACCAAAAATCAATAATCGAATTCAAAATCAGTAATTTCTCCAACATGTCGCTTTTTGTGATGGTGCGATTGGTAGCGCACTGTGACAAGCATATTTTTCGTAATTAAAAAGATAATATTATCAGTTCGGGTGGGACCCTAAAAATACTCCATCAGATGGATCCATGGA from Anopheles coustani chromosome 3, idAnoCousDA_361_x.2, whole genome shotgun sequence harbors:
- the LOC131261466 gene encoding neuroendocrine convertase 2, whose translation is MFVKVCLVALCCISCTTVVSTLGHKAHGGDVFTSSFLVRFKRSLDKHLVHEIASRNGFQNLGELPGSDGTEYHFKHTTLPLVRTRRSISHTRVLKKEPLIHTAIQQPGFKRVKRGFRHSVPLNYIPEKGPGYTGENIPTDPYFPFQWYLKNTGQNGGKAKLDLNVLAAWDQGITGKNITTAIMDDGVDYMHADLKFNYNAEASYDFSSNDPFPYPRYTDDWFNSHGTRCAGEVAAARDNGICGVGVAYDSKIAGIRMLDQPYMTDLIEANSMGHEPHKIHIYSASWGPTDDGKTVDGPRNATMRAIVQGVNEGRNGLGNIYVWASGDGGEEDDCNCDGYAASMWTISINSAINDGQNAHYDESCSSTLASTFSNGAKDPNTGVATTDLYGKCTTTHSGTSAAAPEAAGVFALALEANPVLSWRDMQHLTVLTSKRNSLFDAKNRFHWTMNGVGLEFNHLFGFGVLDAGAMVSLAKKWRTVPPRYHCEAGAITQIHRIPSSGSLYLPIKTNACKGTDTEVRYLEHVQAVITANASRRGDLELFLTSPMGTRSMILSKRANDDDHRDGFTKWPFMTTHTWGEYPQGTWMLEATFNSKDSRSGWIKEFSLVLHGTKDPPYQTLSPASPHSKLAIVKKAHEDKDGN